A section of the Bacilli bacterium PM5-9 genome encodes:
- a CDS encoding phenylpyruvate tautomerase PptA (4-oxalocrotonate tautomerase family) (product_source=COG1942; cath_funfam=3.30.429.10; cog=COG1942; pfam=PF01361; superfamily=55331) gives MPTIKIDIVPLDYNQKVELAKSFCDELHRVTGIDKDATIVFFNEYPPENVAPGGVLLVDKEK, from the coding sequence ATGCCAACAATTAAGATTGATATTGTACCACTTGATTATAATCAAAAAGTTGAGCTAGCAAAATCTTTTTGTGATGAATTACATCGAGTAACTGGTATTGATAAAGATGCAACTATTGTATTTTTTAATGAATACCCACCTGAAAATGTTGCACCTGGTGGAGTATTGTTAGTTGATAAAGAAAAGTAA